A genomic stretch from Gardnerella leopoldii includes:
- the cysK gene encoding cysteine synthase A, protein MSNIYKSVQELVGHTPLLELTHIEKEYNLAAKILVKLEYFNPAGSVKDRIAKQMIEEAETTGTIKPGSVIVEPTSGNTGIGLAMIAQTKGYKSIIVMPESMSIERRKLMKAYGAELVLTPAAEGMKGAIAKAKEIVENTPNAWTPGQFTNQANVHAHYNTTGPEIWQDTDENVDMLIAGVGTGGTITGTGTYLKEQNPQLEVIAVEPADSPVLAGGKPGAHKIQGIGAGFVPDVLNQNIYDRIVHVTNENAIESSKLISKKEGVLVGISSGAAVWTAIQEAKREENAGKTIVAILPDSGDRYLSTALFEN, encoded by the coding sequence ATGTCTAACATCTACAAGTCCGTGCAAGAACTCGTAGGTCACACTCCACTTCTGGAGCTTACTCACATTGAAAAAGAGTACAATCTAGCAGCAAAAATCCTCGTAAAACTCGAATACTTCAACCCAGCAGGTTCCGTAAAAGACCGCATCGCAAAGCAGATGATTGAAGAAGCAGAAACCACAGGCACAATTAAGCCAGGCTCAGTAATTGTTGAGCCAACTTCTGGAAACACTGGCATTGGTCTTGCAATGATTGCACAAACAAAAGGATACAAAAGCATTATTGTGATGCCAGAAAGCATGTCTATTGAACGCCGAAAACTTATGAAAGCATACGGGGCAGAACTCGTGCTCACACCTGCTGCAGAAGGAATGAAAGGCGCTATTGCAAAAGCGAAAGAAATCGTTGAAAACACGCCAAACGCGTGGACTCCAGGACAGTTTACCAATCAAGCAAATGTGCACGCGCACTACAACACAACCGGCCCAGAAATTTGGCAAGACACTGACGAAAACGTGGATATGCTTATCGCTGGCGTTGGAACAGGCGGCACAATTACTGGTACAGGAACATATTTAAAAGAGCAAAATCCGCAGCTTGAAGTAATTGCAGTAGAACCAGCCGACTCCCCTGTGCTCGCAGGCGGCAAGCCAGGAGCGCACAAGATTCAAGGAATCGGTGCAGGATTCGTGCCAGATGTGCTCAACCAAAACATTTACGATCGTATTGTTCATGTAACAAATGAAAACGCAATTGAAAGCAGCAAGCTTATAAGCAAAAAAGAAGGCGTTCTCGTAGGCATTTCTTCCGGAGCTGCGGTTTGGACAGCAATCCAAGAAGCAAAAAGAGAAGAAAATGCGGGAAAAACCATAGTTGCAATACTTCCAGATTCAGGAGATAGATACTTGTCTACTGCATTATTTGAAAACTAA
- a CDS encoding InlB B-repeat-containing protein has translation MNNKIIKKVISLAVAFVATIGLFAGTVTAQAADKGTAEVKKYPLSLDMDIALDPGYGHTHPGGKGQIDKNIESMWENLPITVEDENGKKIDVKKNLQSNFQRFVGDFAIGEKLTITIDTDKIPVGYHLSHDTDRTYIPAKGYSKFTVTYKLDDGKPIPLRISFGKLNVKFDLKGGNIEGKTDPIVNTVKTDNTVDFPADPAKKNLVFGGWYTELPDIEYYRNHNMAGKRYYWNKKSLFSDTSCDVPQWNDEKLDPRGDYQFLLRAQWNAKVSFNANGGTFIDGKAEKSGAIRQGKSIKMLAAPTREDYQFLNWVDAAGKAYKPGDMYTLNANTVFTAKWKQIRSTVTFKDGDKTQTVKVETGKAIDTDALKDQSMPKNPTKDGYTFKEWNTKADGKGKAFTGTTLVNSDLTVYAIFTKNLKPAPTPDPILPAPFEPESGMENPLSVPESQTPETKQELSSAPKSEHEHNTAHEYVKSPVVEHNTEKHVPDMPKTGESASVVALISALGFAIAGFAVVRLRRVFEAKSVR, from the coding sequence ATGAATAATAAAATAATAAAAAAAGTTATTAGTCTAGCAGTTGCTTTTGTAGCTACGATTGGACTTTTTGCTGGAACAGTGACAGCTCAGGCTGCTGATAAGGGAACTGCAGAAGTCAAGAAATATCCGCTTTCACTCGATATGGATATCGCTTTGGACCCTGGGTATGGCCACACGCATCCAGGTGGTAAAGGACAGATTGACAAAAACATTGAAAGCATGTGGGAAAATCTTCCAATAACCGTTGAGGATGAAAACGGAAAGAAAATTGATGTTAAGAAGAATCTGCAATCTAACTTTCAGCGGTTTGTTGGCGATTTTGCGATAGGAGAAAAATTAACAATAACGATTGATACTGATAAAATTCCCGTGGGTTATCATCTTTCTCATGATACGGATCGCACATATATTCCAGCAAAGGGCTACTCTAAATTCACTGTTACGTATAAACTCGACGATGGTAAGCCCATACCTCTGCGAATTTCGTTTGGAAAATTGAACGTGAAATTCGATCTTAAGGGCGGAAATATTGAAGGTAAGACGGATCCAATCGTCAATACTGTAAAAACGGATAATACGGTTGATTTCCCAGCTGACCCTGCAAAAAAGAATTTGGTGTTTGGCGGATGGTATACCGAGCTTCCTGATATTGAATATTATCGGAATCATAACATGGCAGGCAAACGCTACTACTGGAATAAGAAGTCACTATTTTCGGATACCAGTTGTGACGTGCCGCAGTGGAATGATGAGAAATTAGATCCTCGGGGCGACTATCAATTTTTACTTCGCGCACAGTGGAATGCGAAAGTTTCGTTTAATGCTAATGGTGGCACTTTTATTGACGGTAAAGCTGAGAAAAGTGGTGCAATACGGCAAGGTAAGAGTATTAAAATGTTAGCTGCTCCTACGCGCGAAGATTATCAGTTCTTAAACTGGGTGGATGCTGCTGGTAAAGCCTACAAGCCTGGTGATATGTATACGTTGAATGCTAATACTGTGTTTACTGCCAAGTGGAAGCAGATTCGAAGCACGGTTACATTTAAGGATGGCGATAAGACTCAAACGGTAAAGGTGGAAACTGGTAAGGCTATTGATACGGATGCGTTAAAAGATCAGTCAATGCCTAAGAATCCAACTAAAGATGGCTACACGTTTAAAGAGTGGAATACTAAGGCGGATGGTAAAGGTAAAGCATTTACTGGAACAACGCTTGTAAATAGTGATTTGACTGTGTATGCCATTTTTACGAAGAATCTGAAACCAGCACCTACTCCAGATCCAATTTTGCCTGCACCTTTTGAGCCTGAATCAGGGATGGAGAATCCATTGTCAGTTCCTGAATCTCAAACTCCGGAAACTAAACAAGAGCTATCTTCTGCGCCTAAGTCGGAGCATGAACATAATACAGCGCATGAATATGTGAAATCTCCTGTTGTTGAACATAATACGGAAAAGCATGTTCCAGATATGCCTAAGACTGGTGAGTCAGCTTCAGTTGTTGCGTTGATTTCTGCTTTAGGTTTTGCTATTGCTGGTTTCGCTGTTGTGCGATTGAGGAGAGTGTTTGAAGCAAAATCCGTAAGATAA
- a CDS encoding GNAT family N-acetyltransferase, translating into MNLADVQIKEYEKYNSKDILRLYDSVGWSAYTDDLVALENGFNNSLKVLAAYKSDELVGIVRAVGDGYTVVLIQDILVLPKHQRQGIGSALLKAIVDCYPNVRQIQLTTDCTEKTIAFYKSAGFIELAEIDCCGFIKDRT; encoded by the coding sequence ATGAATTTAGCAGATGTTCAAATAAAAGAGTATGAAAAGTATAATAGCAAAGATATTTTAAGGTTGTATGATTCTGTTGGTTGGTCTGCGTACACAGATGATTTAGTTGCTTTGGAAAATGGTTTTAACAATTCGCTCAAGGTTTTAGCTGCATATAAAAGTGATGAGCTAGTTGGCATTGTTAGAGCTGTTGGCGACGGATATACGGTTGTTCTTATCCAGGATATCCTTGTTTTGCCTAAGCATCAAAGGCAGGGGATAGGGTCTGCTTTGTTAAAGGCGATTGTGGATTGTTATCCTAATGTTCGTCAAATTCAATTGACTACGGATTGTACTGAAAAAACTATTGCTTTTTATAAGTCAGCTGGTTTTATTGAGTTAGCAGAAATCGATTGCTGCGGTTTTATAAAAGACAGGACATGA
- a CDS encoding nucleoside phosphorylase → MTEYNLPILEYDSDKSAVLMPKHDNISVQLPSKAVFAFLGDEIDQYALSRKAIIVANFESATKKYPIYVLEEKVGDTVRENTNSAVEEETQKICLVQAPVGAPAAVQILDWLISYGVSEVVSAGSCGSLVDYAENVFLVPYKALRDEGTSYHYLPPSRYVDVSERSRHAILQTLQAHNLPYHEVKTWTTDGFFRETKTKVANRKQEGCAVVEMECSALAACAQMREIVWGEILYTADTLHDVENYDERNWGGDSKAYALELCIEAVLRI, encoded by the coding sequence ATGACAGAATATAATTTACCAATTTTAGAGTATGATTCCGATAAAAGTGCAGTTTTAATGCCAAAACACGATAATATTTCTGTTCAGCTTCCATCTAAAGCGGTTTTTGCTTTCTTAGGCGATGAAATTGATCAGTATGCTTTAAGTAGGAAAGCTATAATTGTAGCAAATTTTGAATCTGCAACTAAAAAATATCCGATATATGTTTTGGAAGAAAAAGTAGGAGATACAGTAAGAGAAAATACAAACAGCGCAGTAGAAGAAGAAACGCAAAAAATCTGCTTAGTACAGGCCCCGGTTGGCGCTCCGGCCGCTGTTCAGATCTTAGATTGGTTGATTTCTTACGGTGTTAGTGAAGTTGTTAGTGCTGGTTCTTGCGGATCGCTAGTTGATTATGCGGAAAACGTTTTTCTGGTTCCGTATAAAGCTTTAAGGGATGAGGGGACTTCTTATCATTATTTGCCTCCAAGTCGTTATGTTGATGTTTCAGAGCGTTCGAGGCATGCTATTTTGCAAACTTTGCAGGCGCATAATTTGCCTTATCATGAAGTTAAGACGTGGACTACGGATGGATTTTTCCGTGAAACTAAGACGAAAGTTGCTAACCGTAAGCAGGAGGGATGCGCGGTTGTTGAAATGGAGTGTTCTGCTTTAGCAGCTTGTGCGCAAATGCGCGAGATTGTTTGGGGTGAGATTCTTTATACTGCAGATACTTTGCATGATGTTGAAAATTATGATGAGCGCAATTGGGGTGGGGATTCTAAAGCGTATGCTCTTGAGCTTTGTATTGAAGCAGTGTTGCGCATTTGA
- a CDS encoding ABC transporter ATP-binding protein has translation MNKTDNTANQQSSANQQSSKLHPDVKNYVKLFFKENKLVAFLSMIVFISLSMIYTAISWILQIIFDYMAGKGSYSLTTILLLVVSFMLAISLIFALKRSSYPRFLEKAMNQYKESVIKKLLQKSYSDFSLANSGTYLSVLTNDCERIQEKYLKKIFDFVQDVLMLVSSLALMIYYSPLLTVIALIISVLPMACSILTASGIATREEQVSKSNESYTALTKDVLNGVSVIKSFKAEQEVINRYQNQSMELEHTKNLREKTMTTVSALGTISSLATQLGVMLVGAWMVNAHVGVITAGMVLAFTNLMNGVLQPIASLPQMLGEMKGAKKLISKMADYMSNVKEDSGEIIDDSVKNVVLRNVSYAYDADHKVLKNVSLSLQAGKSYAIVGPSGAGKSSLINLLMGYYKDYEGSVKLDNHELSNVSKSSLYDKTTLMQQSVFMFDASILDNITLFKPFPDVEVDRVIHLAGLDDLIAAKGKDYQCGENGSHLSGGEKQRIAIARSLLKRSEILLVDEATSALDNETSANVTQSILNLQGILRLVVTHRLDANSLKQYDEILVMKSGELIERGSFEELMNQKAYFYSLYTVSM, from the coding sequence ATGAACAAAACTGACAATACAGCAAATCAGCAATCGTCCGCGAATCAGCAATCATCCAAACTGCATCCCGACGTAAAAAATTACGTAAAACTATTTTTCAAAGAAAACAAGCTTGTAGCTTTTCTTTCGATGATAGTTTTTATTTCCTTGTCTATGATTTACACTGCTATTTCTTGGATTTTGCAAATTATTTTCGACTATATGGCAGGTAAAGGATCCTACTCTTTAACTACTATTTTGCTGCTTGTCGTTTCCTTTATGCTGGCAATCTCCCTGATTTTCGCGTTGAAGCGCAGTTCGTACCCTCGCTTTCTTGAAAAAGCAATGAATCAGTATAAAGAGTCTGTTATCAAGAAGCTTTTACAGAAGAGTTATAGTGATTTTTCGCTCGCGAATTCCGGCACGTATCTTTCTGTACTTACTAATGATTGCGAGCGTATTCAAGAAAAGTATTTGAAGAAGATTTTTGACTTTGTTCAAGACGTTCTTATGCTGGTAAGTTCGCTAGCTCTTATGATTTACTATAGTCCACTGCTCACTGTTATTGCTCTTATTATTTCCGTGCTTCCTATGGCGTGCTCGATCCTTACAGCTAGCGGAATTGCCACTCGAGAGGAGCAGGTTTCTAAGTCGAATGAGTCTTACACAGCTTTGACGAAGGATGTTTTGAACGGCGTTTCGGTTATTAAGAGTTTTAAGGCGGAGCAGGAGGTGATTAACCGTTATCAGAATCAGTCGATGGAGCTTGAGCATACGAAGAATCTTCGCGAAAAAACGATGACTACTGTTTCTGCTCTTGGAACGATTTCGAGCCTTGCAACTCAGCTTGGCGTGATGCTTGTTGGCGCTTGGATGGTTAATGCTCATGTTGGTGTTATTACTGCTGGAATGGTGTTAGCTTTCACCAATTTGATGAATGGTGTACTTCAGCCTATTGCAAGTCTTCCGCAAATGCTCGGCGAGATGAAGGGCGCTAAGAAGCTGATTAGCAAGATGGCCGATTATATGAGTAACGTTAAGGAAGATTCTGGCGAGATCATTGACGATTCTGTTAAAAACGTTGTTTTGCGCAATGTTTCGTACGCTTATGATGCGGATCATAAAGTCTTGAAAAATGTAAGTCTTAGTTTGCAAGCTGGAAAATCTTACGCGATAGTGGGACCTTCTGGTGCTGGTAAGAGTAGTTTGATTAATCTGCTTATGGGCTACTACAAGGATTATGAAGGTAGTGTGAAGCTGGATAATCACGAGCTTAGCAATGTGAGCAAGAGTTCGCTTTACGATAAGACGACTCTTATGCAGCAGTCTGTGTTTATGTTTGATGCTTCGATTTTAGATAATATTACGCTTTTTAAGCCATTCCCAGATGTGGAAGTGGATCGTGTGATTCACTTGGCTGGTTTGGATGATTTGATTGCTGCTAAAGGCAAGGATTATCAGTGCGGCGAGAACGGTAGTCATCTTTCTGGCGGCGAAAAGCAGCGTATTGCTATTGCGCGAAGCCTGCTTAAAAGGTCCGAGATTCTGCTGGTTGATGAGGCTACGAGCGCGTTAGATAACGAGACAAGTGCGAACGTAACGCAGTCTATTTTGAATTTGCAAGGAATTCTTCGACTCGTGGTAACTCACCGCTTGGATGCCAATTCGCTTAAGCAATATGATGAGATTCTTGTGATGAAAAGCGGCGAGCTTATTGAGCGCGGAAGCTTTGAGGAGCTTATGAATCAAAAGGCTTACTTCTACTCGCTTTACACTGTGTCTATGTGA
- a CDS encoding type IV toxin-antitoxin system AbiEi family antitoxin domain-containing protein — translation MLKDQLCNYIEKKQVLSIDSVIKELGISPSSVYRFIKDESLERVSKGVYVKSNLWNDEMNLLSKRTSVAVFSHESALLLHNLTDREPSSLTVTVPSTYNASSLIKTGVRVFYIKPDFLGIGKTNLMSLEGNLVPSYDLERTICDILRSRSQIDVQVVFGALKAYVKRKDKRLDILSDYAKKFRISKLISQYLGVLL, via the coding sequence ATGTTAAAGGATCAATTGTGCAATTACATAGAGAAAAAGCAAGTTTTAAGCATTGATAGTGTCATCAAAGAACTTGGAATTAGCCCGTCTAGTGTTTATCGATTTATTAAAGATGAGAGCTTAGAACGCGTATCAAAAGGTGTTTACGTTAAGAGCAATTTGTGGAATGATGAAATGAATTTATTGTCAAAGCGCACATCTGTTGCTGTTTTTTCACATGAATCTGCCCTTCTTCTACATAATTTGACTGATAGAGAACCTTCTTCTTTAACAGTGACTGTTCCGTCAACTTATAATGCAAGTAGTCTAATTAAGACTGGTGTTAGGGTGTTTTATATAAAACCAGATTTTTTAGGAATTGGTAAGACGAATCTTATGTCGCTTGAAGGTAATCTTGTGCCTTCTTATGATTTAGAGCGCACAATTTGCGATATTTTGCGTTCTCGTTCTCAAATAGATGTACAGGTGGTATTTGGTGCGTTAAAAGCTTATGTTAAAAGAAAGGATAAGCGACTTGATATACTAAGCGATTACGCTAAAAAATTTAGGATTTCAAAGTTGATTTCACAATATTTGGGGGTGTTGTTATGA
- a CDS encoding nucleotidyl transferase AbiEii/AbiGii toxin family protein, translating to MRMKDANQLKAKIKNVALQKGVDPRVLMRVYMMERFLDRVSRSRYKDNFVLKGGMLISYLVGVNLRTTMDIDTTMQNISLSEDDVRIFISDVISINIDDGVKFTLQTLDSIMQESDYPGVRASLIADFDGTKTPVKIDISTGHAITPSVMEAELPLMFSESISLLTYPIATILAEKLQTILVREEFNTRMRDFYDLHALRVSQGDNVFKKEEIAKAFYATSQTRNTLYLLSNVNEIFDRIKDSEVMRIKWKDYQRKAPWAKSLSWEEIMQDMNFFLMFFHNEVVA from the coding sequence ATGAGAATGAAGGATGCTAATCAGCTTAAAGCAAAAATAAAGAATGTTGCACTCCAAAAGGGTGTAGATCCTCGCGTGCTAATGCGCGTATATATGATGGAGCGTTTTTTAGATCGTGTTTCTCGCTCGCGGTATAAAGACAATTTTGTTCTAAAAGGTGGAATGCTGATTTCTTATCTTGTTGGCGTAAATCTTCGTACAACAATGGATATTGATACAACTATGCAAAATATTTCTCTTAGTGAAGATGATGTGCGTATTTTTATATCAGATGTAATATCTATCAATATCGATGATGGTGTTAAATTTACGCTACAAACGCTTGATTCTATTATGCAAGAATCTGACTATCCAGGGGTTCGAGCTAGCCTAATTGCAGATTTTGATGGTACAAAAACTCCTGTTAAAATCGATATTTCAACTGGACATGCTATTACTCCATCTGTTATGGAAGCAGAATTGCCTTTAATGTTCTCAGAATCTATCTCTTTATTGACTTATCCAATTGCAACGATTTTAGCAGAAAAGTTGCAAACAATTCTTGTGAGGGAAGAATTTAACACGAGAATGCGAGATTTTTATGATTTGCATGCTCTTAGAGTGTCTCAAGGAGATAATGTCTTTAAGAAAGAAGAGATTGCTAAAGCTTTTTACGCTACTTCTCAAACGAGAAACACCCTTTATTTACTGAGTAACGTGAATGAAATTTTCGATAGGATTAAAGATAGTGAAGTGATGAGAATAAAGTGGAAGGATTACCAAAGGAAAGCACCTTGGGCTAAAAGTCTTTCTTGGGAAGAAATAATGCAAGATATGAATTTCTTTTTGATGTTCTTTCATAATGAGGTTGTAGCTTAA